Proteins encoded together in one Pseudorca crassidens isolate mPseCra1 chromosome 17, mPseCra1.hap1, whole genome shotgun sequence window:
- the HEY1 gene encoding hairy/enhancer-of-split related with YRPW motif protein 1 isoform X1, whose product MKRAHPEYSSSDSELDETIEVEKESADENGNLSSALGSMSPTTSSQILARKRRRGIIEKRRRDRINNSLSELRRLVPSAFEKQGSAKLEKAEILQMTVDHLKMLHTAGGKGYFDAHALAMDYRSLGFRECLAEVARYLSIIEGLDATDPLRVRLVSHLNNYASQREAASGAHAGLGHIPWGSAFGHHPHVAHPLLLPQNGHGNTGTTASPTEPHHQGRLATAHPEASALRAPPSGSLGPVLPVVTSASKLSPPLLSSVASLSAFPFSFGSFHLLSPNALSPSAPTQAANLGKPYRPWGTEIGAF is encoded by the exons ATGAAGCGAGCCCACCCCGAGTACAGCTCCTCCGATAGCGAGCTGGACGAGACCATCGAGGTGGAAAAGGAGAGTGCGGATGAGAATGG GAACTTGAGTTCGGCTCTAGGTTCCATGTCCCCAACTACATCTTCACAGATCTTGGCCAGGAAAAGACGGAGAGGC ATCATTGAGAAGCGCCGACGAGATCGGATCAATAACAGTTTGTCTGAGCTGAGGAGGCTGGTACCCAGTGCTTTTGAGAAGCAG GGATCTGCCAAGCTAGAAAAAGCCGAGATCCTGCAGATGACGGTGGATCACCTGAAAATGCTGCACACTGCAGGAGGGAAAG GCTATTTTGACGCGCACGCCCTTGCTATGGACTATCGGAGTTTGGGGTTTCGGGAATGCCTGGCAGAAGTCGCCCGTTACCTGAGCATCATTGAAGGACTAGATGCCACGGACCCGCTTCGAGTTCGACTGGTCTCACATCTGAACAACTATGCCTCCCAGCGGGAAGCGGCAAGCGGCGCTCACGCAGGCCTTGGACACATTCCCTGGGGGAGTGCTTTCGGACATCACCCGCACGTCGCGCACCCCCTGTTGCTGCCCCAGAATGGCCACGGGAACACTGGCACCACGGCCTCGCCCACGGAACCCCACCACCAGGGCAGGTTGGCCACGGCACATCCGGAGGCGTCGGCTTTGCGGGCGCCCCCTAGCGGCAGCCTTGGACCGGTGCTCCCCGTGGTCACCTCCGCCTCCAAACTCTCGCCGCCTCTGCTCTCCTCAGTGGCCTCCCTGTCGGCCTTCCCCTTCTCTTTTGGCTCCTTCCACTTACTCTCTCCCAATGCACTGAGCCCTTCGGCACCCACACAGGCAGCAAACCTTGGCAAACCCTATAGACCTTGGGGGACGGAGATTGGAGCTTTTTAA
- the HEY1 gene encoding hairy/enhancer-of-split related with YRPW motif protein 1 isoform X2 has product MTVEERNLLWLSRENPKEGYFDAHALAMDYRSLGFRECLAEVARYLSIIEGLDATDPLRVRLVSHLNNYASQREAASGAHAGLGHIPWGSAFGHHPHVAHPLLLPQNGHGNTGTTASPTEPHHQGRLATAHPEASALRAPPSGSLGPVLPVVTSASKLSPPLLSSVASLSAFPFSFGSFHLLSPNALSPSAPTQAANLGKPYRPWGTEIGAF; this is encoded by the exons ATGACTGTTGAGGAAAGAAACCTGTTGTGGTTAAGTAGAGAAAACCCAAAGGAAG GCTATTTTGACGCGCACGCCCTTGCTATGGACTATCGGAGTTTGGGGTTTCGGGAATGCCTGGCAGAAGTCGCCCGTTACCTGAGCATCATTGAAGGACTAGATGCCACGGACCCGCTTCGAGTTCGACTGGTCTCACATCTGAACAACTATGCCTCCCAGCGGGAAGCGGCAAGCGGCGCTCACGCAGGCCTTGGACACATTCCCTGGGGGAGTGCTTTCGGACATCACCCGCACGTCGCGCACCCCCTGTTGCTGCCCCAGAATGGCCACGGGAACACTGGCACCACGGCCTCGCCCACGGAACCCCACCACCAGGGCAGGTTGGCCACGGCACATCCGGAGGCGTCGGCTTTGCGGGCGCCCCCTAGCGGCAGCCTTGGACCGGTGCTCCCCGTGGTCACCTCCGCCTCCAAACTCTCGCCGCCTCTGCTCTCCTCAGTGGCCTCCCTGTCGGCCTTCCCCTTCTCTTTTGGCTCCTTCCACTTACTCTCTCCCAATGCACTGAGCCCTTCGGCACCCACACAGGCAGCAAACCTTGGCAAACCCTATAGACCTTGGGGGACGGAGATTGGAGCTTTTTAA